The following coding sequences are from one Neovison vison isolate M4711 chromosome X, ASM_NN_V1, whole genome shotgun sequence window:
- the TASL gene encoding TLR adapter interacting with SLC15A4 on the lysosome, producing the protein MLSEGYLSGLAYQKDIHWSCSSYNEQAAEEREEETKSATHSYCSVDETQVRSRYVSCKSSDKFISSVHSRESQHSRNQRATMLQTNPNPVFESPNVAAVEICRDSSRETYLVPPSCQSICKNYNDLHIAGDQVMAINSVTTDFPPQSSFEYGPLLKSSEIPLPMEDSISPQPSYFPQKPIQRYSSYWRITSIKEKSSLQMQKPMSNAVLNEYLEQKVVELYKQYIMDTEFHDSSPTQILASELIMTSVDQISLQVSREKNLETSKAKDIVINCLLQLVSSEISTPSLHISQYSNVNP; encoded by the coding sequence ATGCTGTCCGAAGGGTATCTCAGTGGACTTGCCTACCAGAAGGACATCCACTGGAGCTGTTCATCTTATAATGAGCAGGCGgctgaggagagggaagaagagacgAAATCTGCTACTCATTCCTACTGCTCTGTGGATGAAACCCAAGTGCGAAGTCGGTATGTGAGCTGCAAATCCTCGGACAAGTTTATTTCTTCAGTGCATTCAAGAGAGAGCCAACACAGTAGAAATCAGAGAGCCACAATGCTGCAGACAAACCCCAATCCTGTGTTTGAAAGTCCCAACGTGGCTGCAGTTGAAATATGTAGAGACTCCAGCCGAGAGACCTACTTGGTTCCACCCTCCTGCCAGAGTATTTGCAAGAATTACAATGACTTACATATTGCAGGGGACCAGGTGATGGCTATTAATTCAGTGACAACAGATTTTCCCCCTCAGAGCAGTTTTGAATACGGCCCCTTGCTGAAGTCATCAGAGATTCCTTTGCCCATGGAGGATTCCATTTCCCCCCAGCCCAGCTACTTTCCCCAGAAACCTATCCAGCGGTACTCATCCTACTGGAGAATAACCAGCATCAAAGAGAAAAGCAGCCTGCAAATGCAGAAGCCCATGTCAAATGCAGTGTTGAATGAGTACCTGGAGCAGAAGGTGGTTGAGTTATATAAGCAGTACATCATGGACACCGAGTTTCATGACAGTTCTCCCACTCAGATCCTGGCGTCTGaactcatcatgacaagtgtggATCAAATCAGTCTCCAAGTGTCTAGAGAGAAGAATCTGGAGACCTCCAAAGCCAAGGACATAGTCATTAACTGTCTATTACAGTTGGTATCAAGTGAAATCAGCACGCCTAGTCTCCATATTTCTCAGTATAGCAATGTCAATCCATAG